In Ostrea edulis chromosome 4, xbOstEdul1.1, whole genome shotgun sequence, a single window of DNA contains:
- the LOC125671346 gene encoding uncharacterized protein LOC125671346 isoform X4 has translation MISYTEGLRKFDDIFKMGASLLSKLMAGICIIEVFLTNVVADKNTQMTWLEARDFCDSINSSLVDPFIDSVSTEGAFWTNRHMETHSSWIYIEGCTNTSSLGINSDTGRKISSVWECDNLCNHTELFGTQNSTCFCLERDRTDITEANACTVQCDNCTDVFPIQCCGSTDLVTVFGKLHITGHQLNLDNTNECLTCDGGGMYRSPSCSDSRHCPCHKEGTTNDDVDWKTCFQEVCEGGIYPRRLKDQTQYDNPGLCYRCINNTLNCQFERCDHIYKSSCRENSTLKEANFTLNNSSDCNSSLSVSMNWNSSFKSCFPNDTEKKNRKARISINGTFKKISGWVQSLGCIKEVNHSFPPSSVRQTIPYPSITLCEDICNTSHHFIVKNTTCLCVEYPNVTDPAVNDSCTLPCKDIPPLGLYCGGTSAFNVFKTYRETEIVSADLSHNCVLLNCDDSPPSLIIVSCNENFSHSGLCVKFNGESGSHIDQIGTWEFSANYCKERNEALPSSVSLCNTTGFRNQQHWSGLVRVGTPVSITDRSQPDPSSVLEFNCTRCENRTCRSISCSSNRSTLCQIKNINNQKTTTLSTIHATNIITGHNQHMTPSENDKSQIKDEDSNHLQIIGPVCAVAVIIAISIVVFIMYRRRRLKSNTGTNAIQLRDHVQNEYAVVKKTNREAAENPQSDENVDENQEESTYVDSKMDVYDHLGEKHKRKFVQQSDNIYNYSGPCDNQYGDLELPASDDTYDHAKTANTDNSEENESGFFNSQYV, from the exons ATGATAAGTTACACGGAAGGTTT GCGGAAGTTTGACGATATATTCAAAATGGGTGCATCACTACTTTCTAAACTAATGGCTGGAATTTGCATTATAGAAGTTTTCCTAACAAATG TTGTTGCAGATAAAAACACACAGATGACTTGGCTTGAGGCTAGGGACTTTTGTGACAGTATCAACTCTAGCCTGGTGGACCCCTTCATCGATAGCGTGTCAACAGAAGGAGCATTCTGGACAAATAGACACATGGAGACACACTCCTCGTGGATCTATATCGAAg GATGCACCAATACTTCCTCTCTGGGGATAAACAGCGACACCGGAAGAAAGATATCCTCGGTATGGGAATGTGATAACCTGTGTAACCACACAGAATTATTCGGAACACAG aACTCTACTTGTTTCTGTCTTGAAAGAGACAGGACTGATATCACTGAAGCGAACGCTTGTACAGTACAATGTGATAATTGTACTGACGTCTTTCCAATACAGTGTTGCGGAAGCACGGACCTTGTTACAGTGTTTGGAAAGCTTCATATCACAG GACACCAATTAAACCTCGACAATACTAACGAATGTCTAACGTGCGATGGTGGTGGTATGTACCGTTCACCCTCTTGCTCAGATTCCCGTCATTGCCCGTGTCACAAAGAAG GCACAACGAACGACGACGTTGATTGGAAAACTTGCTTTCAGGAAGTATGTGAAGGCGGTATATATCCCAGACGATTAAAAGACCAAACGCAAT acgATAATCCTGGACTTTGCTACAGATGTATAAACAATACTTTGAACTGTCAATTTGAAAGATGTGATCACATTTACAAGTCTTCCTGTAGAGAG AATTCGACTTTAAAGGAAG CGAACTTCACCCTGAACAATTCATCAGATTGCAACAGTTCCTTAAGCGTCTCTATGAACTGGAACAGTTCTTTCAAAAGTTGTTTTCCAAACGATACTGAAAAAAAGAATAGGAAAGCTAGGATTTCAATTAAcggaacatttaaaaaaatatcaggCTGGGTTCAAAGTTTGG GATGCATTAAAGAGGTGAATCACAGTTTTCCACCCTCCAGTGTACGACAAACCATTCCCTATCCGTCTATCACTCTGTGTGAGGACATCTGTAATACGAGTCATCATTTCATTGTTAAG AATACCACGTGCCTTTGTGTTGAATATCCTAATGTAACAGATCCAGCTGTTAACGATTCTTGTACCCTTCCGTGTAAGGATATCCCGCCACTGGGACTATATTGCGGAGGGACATCTGCATTCAATGTGTTCAAAACTTATAGAG AAACTGAGATAGTAAGCGCAGATCTTTCACACAACTGTGTGTTGCTAAATTGTGATGACTCCCCACCCTCACTGATTATAGTGAGTTGCAATGAAAACTTTTCCCACAGTGGGCTATGCGTCAAATTCA ATGGTGAAAGTGGATCGCACATTGACCAGATAGGAACTTGGGAATTCTCTGCAAACTATTGTAAGGAGAGGAATGAAGCGCTACCGTCCAGTGTATCTCTCTGTAATACCACCGGATTCCGTAACCAACAACATTGGAGTGGACTGGTACGAGTAGGGACACCAGTATCCATTACAG ACAGAAGTCAACCTGATCCTTCATCAGTGCTTGAGTTCAACTGTACACGCTGTGAAAACAGAACGTGTCGTTCTATCAGTTGCAGCAGCAACCGTTCCACTCTCTGTCAGATAAAGAATATCAACAATCAA AAAACCACAACGTTGTCAACTATCCATGCTACAAATATTATTACTGGTCATAACCAACATATGACGCCTTCAGAGAATGACAAAAGCCAAATCAAAG ACGAGGACAGCAATCATCTCCAGATTATAGGCCCCGTCTGTGCGGTCGCAGTCATCATCGCCATCAGTATTGTAGTATTCATAATGTATAG ACGTAGAAGATTAAAATCAAACACGGGCACCAATGCTATACAGCTCCGGGACCATGTCCAAAATGAGTATGCAGTGGTCAAGAAAACCAATAGGGAGGCCGCGGAAAACCCACAGAGCGATGAAAATGTCGACGAAAATCAGGAAGAGTCTACGTACGTGGATTCCAAAATGGATGTCTACGATCACCTAGGCGAGAAACATAAGCGGAAGTTTGTACAACAGTCGGACAATATCTATAACTACAGCGGACCATGTGACAATCAATATGGTGACCTCGAACTTCCGGCGTCGGACGACACGTACGATCACGCCAAGACCGCTAACACGGATAATTCAGA ggaaaacgagtctggattcttcaatagtcaatacgtatga
- the LOC125671346 gene encoding uncharacterized protein LOC125671346 isoform X2 has translation MISYTEGLRKFDDIFKMGASLLSKLMAGICIIEVFLTNDKNTQMTWLEARDFCDSINSSLVDPFIDSVSTEGAFWTNRHMETHSSWIYIEGCTNTSSLGINSDTGRKISSVWECDNLCNHTELFGTQNSTCFCLERDRTDITEANACTVQCDNCTDVFPIQCCGSTDLVTVFGKLHITGHQLNLDNTNECLTCDGGGMYRSPSCSDSRHCPCHKEGTTNDDVDWKTCFQEVCEGGIYPRRLKDQTQCTGSNYGLIWLPVRRRHFDDNPGLCYRCINNTLNCQFERCDHIYKSSCRENSTLKEANFTLNNSSDCNSSLSVSMNWNSSFKSCFPNDTEKKNRKARISINGTFKKISGWVQSLGCIKEVNHSFPPSSVRQTIPYPSITLCEDICNTSHHFIVKNTTCLCVEYPNVTDPAVNDSCTLPCKDIPPLGLYCGGTSAFNVFKTYRETEIVSADLSHNCVLLNCDDSPPSLIIVSCNENFSHSGLCVKFNGESGSHIDQIGTWEFSANYCKERNEALPSSVSLCNTTGFRNQQHWSGLVRVGTPVSITDRSQPDPSSVLEFNCTRCENRTCRSISCSSNRSTLCQIKNINNQKTTTLSTIHATNIITGHNQHMTPSENDKSQIKDEDSNHLQIIGPVCAVAVIIAISIVVFIMYRRRRLKSNTGTNAIQLRDHVQNEYAVVKKTNREAAENPQSDENVDENQEESTYVDSKMDVYDHLGEKHKRKFVQQSDNIYNYSGPCDNQYGDLELPASDDTYDHAKTANTDNSEENESGFFNSQYV, from the exons ATGATAAGTTACACGGAAGGTTT GCGGAAGTTTGACGATATATTCAAAATGGGTGCATCACTACTTTCTAAACTAATGGCTGGAATTTGCATTATAGAAGTTTTCCTAACAAATG ATAAAAACACACAGATGACTTGGCTTGAGGCTAGGGACTTTTGTGACAGTATCAACTCTAGCCTGGTGGACCCCTTCATCGATAGCGTGTCAACAGAAGGAGCATTCTGGACAAATAGACACATGGAGACACACTCCTCGTGGATCTATATCGAAg GATGCACCAATACTTCCTCTCTGGGGATAAACAGCGACACCGGAAGAAAGATATCCTCGGTATGGGAATGTGATAACCTGTGTAACCACACAGAATTATTCGGAACACAG aACTCTACTTGTTTCTGTCTTGAAAGAGACAGGACTGATATCACTGAAGCGAACGCTTGTACAGTACAATGTGATAATTGTACTGACGTCTTTCCAATACAGTGTTGCGGAAGCACGGACCTTGTTACAGTGTTTGGAAAGCTTCATATCACAG GACACCAATTAAACCTCGACAATACTAACGAATGTCTAACGTGCGATGGTGGTGGTATGTACCGTTCACCCTCTTGCTCAGATTCCCGTCATTGCCCGTGTCACAAAGAAG GCACAACGAACGACGACGTTGATTGGAAAACTTGCTTTCAGGAAGTATGTGAAGGCGGTATATATCCCAGACGATTAAAAGACCAAACGCAATGTACAGGTTCTAATTACGGACTAATATGGCTACCTGTACGAAGACGGCATTTTG acgATAATCCTGGACTTTGCTACAGATGTATAAACAATACTTTGAACTGTCAATTTGAAAGATGTGATCACATTTACAAGTCTTCCTGTAGAGAG AATTCGACTTTAAAGGAAG CGAACTTCACCCTGAACAATTCATCAGATTGCAACAGTTCCTTAAGCGTCTCTATGAACTGGAACAGTTCTTTCAAAAGTTGTTTTCCAAACGATACTGAAAAAAAGAATAGGAAAGCTAGGATTTCAATTAAcggaacatttaaaaaaatatcaggCTGGGTTCAAAGTTTGG GATGCATTAAAGAGGTGAATCACAGTTTTCCACCCTCCAGTGTACGACAAACCATTCCCTATCCGTCTATCACTCTGTGTGAGGACATCTGTAATACGAGTCATCATTTCATTGTTAAG AATACCACGTGCCTTTGTGTTGAATATCCTAATGTAACAGATCCAGCTGTTAACGATTCTTGTACCCTTCCGTGTAAGGATATCCCGCCACTGGGACTATATTGCGGAGGGACATCTGCATTCAATGTGTTCAAAACTTATAGAG AAACTGAGATAGTAAGCGCAGATCTTTCACACAACTGTGTGTTGCTAAATTGTGATGACTCCCCACCCTCACTGATTATAGTGAGTTGCAATGAAAACTTTTCCCACAGTGGGCTATGCGTCAAATTCA ATGGTGAAAGTGGATCGCACATTGACCAGATAGGAACTTGGGAATTCTCTGCAAACTATTGTAAGGAGAGGAATGAAGCGCTACCGTCCAGTGTATCTCTCTGTAATACCACCGGATTCCGTAACCAACAACATTGGAGTGGACTGGTACGAGTAGGGACACCAGTATCCATTACAG ACAGAAGTCAACCTGATCCTTCATCAGTGCTTGAGTTCAACTGTACACGCTGTGAAAACAGAACGTGTCGTTCTATCAGTTGCAGCAGCAACCGTTCCACTCTCTGTCAGATAAAGAATATCAACAATCAA AAAACCACAACGTTGTCAACTATCCATGCTACAAATATTATTACTGGTCATAACCAACATATGACGCCTTCAGAGAATGACAAAAGCCAAATCAAAG ACGAGGACAGCAATCATCTCCAGATTATAGGCCCCGTCTGTGCGGTCGCAGTCATCATCGCCATCAGTATTGTAGTATTCATAATGTATAG ACGTAGAAGATTAAAATCAAACACGGGCACCAATGCTATACAGCTCCGGGACCATGTCCAAAATGAGTATGCAGTGGTCAAGAAAACCAATAGGGAGGCCGCGGAAAACCCACAGAGCGATGAAAATGTCGACGAAAATCAGGAAGAGTCTACGTACGTGGATTCCAAAATGGATGTCTACGATCACCTAGGCGAGAAACATAAGCGGAAGTTTGTACAACAGTCGGACAATATCTATAACTACAGCGGACCATGTGACAATCAATATGGTGACCTCGAACTTCCGGCGTCGGACGACACGTACGATCACGCCAAGACCGCTAACACGGATAATTCAGA ggaaaacgagtctggattcttcaatagtcaatacgtatga
- the LOC125671346 gene encoding uncharacterized protein LOC125671346 isoform X1 — translation MISYTEGLRKFDDIFKMGASLLSKLMAGICIIEVFLTNVVADKNTQMTWLEARDFCDSINSSLVDPFIDSVSTEGAFWTNRHMETHSSWIYIEGCTNTSSLGINSDTGRKISSVWECDNLCNHTELFGTQNSTCFCLERDRTDITEANACTVQCDNCTDVFPIQCCGSTDLVTVFGKLHITGHQLNLDNTNECLTCDGGGMYRSPSCSDSRHCPCHKEGTTNDDVDWKTCFQEVCEGGIYPRRLKDQTQCTGSNYGLIWLPVRRRHFDDNPGLCYRCINNTLNCQFERCDHIYKSSCRENSTLKEANFTLNNSSDCNSSLSVSMNWNSSFKSCFPNDTEKKNRKARISINGTFKKISGWVQSLGCIKEVNHSFPPSSVRQTIPYPSITLCEDICNTSHHFIVKNTTCLCVEYPNVTDPAVNDSCTLPCKDIPPLGLYCGGTSAFNVFKTYRETEIVSADLSHNCVLLNCDDSPPSLIIVSCNENFSHSGLCVKFNGESGSHIDQIGTWEFSANYCKERNEALPSSVSLCNTTGFRNQQHWSGLVRVGTPVSITDRSQPDPSSVLEFNCTRCENRTCRSISCSSNRSTLCQIKNINNQKTTTLSTIHATNIITGHNQHMTPSENDKSQIKDEDSNHLQIIGPVCAVAVIIAISIVVFIMYRRRRLKSNTGTNAIQLRDHVQNEYAVVKKTNREAAENPQSDENVDENQEESTYVDSKMDVYDHLGEKHKRKFVQQSDNIYNYSGPCDNQYGDLELPASDDTYDHAKTANTDNSEENESGFFNSQYV, via the exons ATGATAAGTTACACGGAAGGTTT GCGGAAGTTTGACGATATATTCAAAATGGGTGCATCACTACTTTCTAAACTAATGGCTGGAATTTGCATTATAGAAGTTTTCCTAACAAATG TTGTTGCAGATAAAAACACACAGATGACTTGGCTTGAGGCTAGGGACTTTTGTGACAGTATCAACTCTAGCCTGGTGGACCCCTTCATCGATAGCGTGTCAACAGAAGGAGCATTCTGGACAAATAGACACATGGAGACACACTCCTCGTGGATCTATATCGAAg GATGCACCAATACTTCCTCTCTGGGGATAAACAGCGACACCGGAAGAAAGATATCCTCGGTATGGGAATGTGATAACCTGTGTAACCACACAGAATTATTCGGAACACAG aACTCTACTTGTTTCTGTCTTGAAAGAGACAGGACTGATATCACTGAAGCGAACGCTTGTACAGTACAATGTGATAATTGTACTGACGTCTTTCCAATACAGTGTTGCGGAAGCACGGACCTTGTTACAGTGTTTGGAAAGCTTCATATCACAG GACACCAATTAAACCTCGACAATACTAACGAATGTCTAACGTGCGATGGTGGTGGTATGTACCGTTCACCCTCTTGCTCAGATTCCCGTCATTGCCCGTGTCACAAAGAAG GCACAACGAACGACGACGTTGATTGGAAAACTTGCTTTCAGGAAGTATGTGAAGGCGGTATATATCCCAGACGATTAAAAGACCAAACGCAATGTACAGGTTCTAATTACGGACTAATATGGCTACCTGTACGAAGACGGCATTTTG acgATAATCCTGGACTTTGCTACAGATGTATAAACAATACTTTGAACTGTCAATTTGAAAGATGTGATCACATTTACAAGTCTTCCTGTAGAGAG AATTCGACTTTAAAGGAAG CGAACTTCACCCTGAACAATTCATCAGATTGCAACAGTTCCTTAAGCGTCTCTATGAACTGGAACAGTTCTTTCAAAAGTTGTTTTCCAAACGATACTGAAAAAAAGAATAGGAAAGCTAGGATTTCAATTAAcggaacatttaaaaaaatatcaggCTGGGTTCAAAGTTTGG GATGCATTAAAGAGGTGAATCACAGTTTTCCACCCTCCAGTGTACGACAAACCATTCCCTATCCGTCTATCACTCTGTGTGAGGACATCTGTAATACGAGTCATCATTTCATTGTTAAG AATACCACGTGCCTTTGTGTTGAATATCCTAATGTAACAGATCCAGCTGTTAACGATTCTTGTACCCTTCCGTGTAAGGATATCCCGCCACTGGGACTATATTGCGGAGGGACATCTGCATTCAATGTGTTCAAAACTTATAGAG AAACTGAGATAGTAAGCGCAGATCTTTCACACAACTGTGTGTTGCTAAATTGTGATGACTCCCCACCCTCACTGATTATAGTGAGTTGCAATGAAAACTTTTCCCACAGTGGGCTATGCGTCAAATTCA ATGGTGAAAGTGGATCGCACATTGACCAGATAGGAACTTGGGAATTCTCTGCAAACTATTGTAAGGAGAGGAATGAAGCGCTACCGTCCAGTGTATCTCTCTGTAATACCACCGGATTCCGTAACCAACAACATTGGAGTGGACTGGTACGAGTAGGGACACCAGTATCCATTACAG ACAGAAGTCAACCTGATCCTTCATCAGTGCTTGAGTTCAACTGTACACGCTGTGAAAACAGAACGTGTCGTTCTATCAGTTGCAGCAGCAACCGTTCCACTCTCTGTCAGATAAAGAATATCAACAATCAA AAAACCACAACGTTGTCAACTATCCATGCTACAAATATTATTACTGGTCATAACCAACATATGACGCCTTCAGAGAATGACAAAAGCCAAATCAAAG ACGAGGACAGCAATCATCTCCAGATTATAGGCCCCGTCTGTGCGGTCGCAGTCATCATCGCCATCAGTATTGTAGTATTCATAATGTATAG ACGTAGAAGATTAAAATCAAACACGGGCACCAATGCTATACAGCTCCGGGACCATGTCCAAAATGAGTATGCAGTGGTCAAGAAAACCAATAGGGAGGCCGCGGAAAACCCACAGAGCGATGAAAATGTCGACGAAAATCAGGAAGAGTCTACGTACGTGGATTCCAAAATGGATGTCTACGATCACCTAGGCGAGAAACATAAGCGGAAGTTTGTACAACAGTCGGACAATATCTATAACTACAGCGGACCATGTGACAATCAATATGGTGACCTCGAACTTCCGGCGTCGGACGACACGTACGATCACGCCAAGACCGCTAACACGGATAATTCAGA ggaaaacgagtctggattcttcaatagtcaatacgtatga
- the LOC125671346 gene encoding uncharacterized protein LOC125671346 isoform X3, whose amino-acid sequence MGASLLSKLMAGICIIEVFLTNVVADKNTQMTWLEARDFCDSINSSLVDPFIDSVSTEGAFWTNRHMETHSSWIYIEGCTNTSSLGINSDTGRKISSVWECDNLCNHTELFGTQNSTCFCLERDRTDITEANACTVQCDNCTDVFPIQCCGSTDLVTVFGKLHITGHQLNLDNTNECLTCDGGGMYRSPSCSDSRHCPCHKEGTTNDDVDWKTCFQEVCEGGIYPRRLKDQTQCTGSNYGLIWLPVRRRHFDDNPGLCYRCINNTLNCQFERCDHIYKSSCRENSTLKEANFTLNNSSDCNSSLSVSMNWNSSFKSCFPNDTEKKNRKARISINGTFKKISGWVQSLGCIKEVNHSFPPSSVRQTIPYPSITLCEDICNTSHHFIVKNTTCLCVEYPNVTDPAVNDSCTLPCKDIPPLGLYCGGTSAFNVFKTYRETEIVSADLSHNCVLLNCDDSPPSLIIVSCNENFSHSGLCVKFNGESGSHIDQIGTWEFSANYCKERNEALPSSVSLCNTTGFRNQQHWSGLVRVGTPVSITDRSQPDPSSVLEFNCTRCENRTCRSISCSSNRSTLCQIKNINNQKTTTLSTIHATNIITGHNQHMTPSENDKSQIKDEDSNHLQIIGPVCAVAVIIAISIVVFIMYRRRRLKSNTGTNAIQLRDHVQNEYAVVKKTNREAAENPQSDENVDENQEESTYVDSKMDVYDHLGEKHKRKFVQQSDNIYNYSGPCDNQYGDLELPASDDTYDHAKTANTDNSEENESGFFNSQYV is encoded by the exons ATGGGTGCATCACTACTTTCTAAACTAATGGCTGGAATTTGCATTATAGAAGTTTTCCTAACAAATG TTGTTGCAGATAAAAACACACAGATGACTTGGCTTGAGGCTAGGGACTTTTGTGACAGTATCAACTCTAGCCTGGTGGACCCCTTCATCGATAGCGTGTCAACAGAAGGAGCATTCTGGACAAATAGACACATGGAGACACACTCCTCGTGGATCTATATCGAAg GATGCACCAATACTTCCTCTCTGGGGATAAACAGCGACACCGGAAGAAAGATATCCTCGGTATGGGAATGTGATAACCTGTGTAACCACACAGAATTATTCGGAACACAG aACTCTACTTGTTTCTGTCTTGAAAGAGACAGGACTGATATCACTGAAGCGAACGCTTGTACAGTACAATGTGATAATTGTACTGACGTCTTTCCAATACAGTGTTGCGGAAGCACGGACCTTGTTACAGTGTTTGGAAAGCTTCATATCACAG GACACCAATTAAACCTCGACAATACTAACGAATGTCTAACGTGCGATGGTGGTGGTATGTACCGTTCACCCTCTTGCTCAGATTCCCGTCATTGCCCGTGTCACAAAGAAG GCACAACGAACGACGACGTTGATTGGAAAACTTGCTTTCAGGAAGTATGTGAAGGCGGTATATATCCCAGACGATTAAAAGACCAAACGCAATGTACAGGTTCTAATTACGGACTAATATGGCTACCTGTACGAAGACGGCATTTTG acgATAATCCTGGACTTTGCTACAGATGTATAAACAATACTTTGAACTGTCAATTTGAAAGATGTGATCACATTTACAAGTCTTCCTGTAGAGAG AATTCGACTTTAAAGGAAG CGAACTTCACCCTGAACAATTCATCAGATTGCAACAGTTCCTTAAGCGTCTCTATGAACTGGAACAGTTCTTTCAAAAGTTGTTTTCCAAACGATACTGAAAAAAAGAATAGGAAAGCTAGGATTTCAATTAAcggaacatttaaaaaaatatcaggCTGGGTTCAAAGTTTGG GATGCATTAAAGAGGTGAATCACAGTTTTCCACCCTCCAGTGTACGACAAACCATTCCCTATCCGTCTATCACTCTGTGTGAGGACATCTGTAATACGAGTCATCATTTCATTGTTAAG AATACCACGTGCCTTTGTGTTGAATATCCTAATGTAACAGATCCAGCTGTTAACGATTCTTGTACCCTTCCGTGTAAGGATATCCCGCCACTGGGACTATATTGCGGAGGGACATCTGCATTCAATGTGTTCAAAACTTATAGAG AAACTGAGATAGTAAGCGCAGATCTTTCACACAACTGTGTGTTGCTAAATTGTGATGACTCCCCACCCTCACTGATTATAGTGAGTTGCAATGAAAACTTTTCCCACAGTGGGCTATGCGTCAAATTCA ATGGTGAAAGTGGATCGCACATTGACCAGATAGGAACTTGGGAATTCTCTGCAAACTATTGTAAGGAGAGGAATGAAGCGCTACCGTCCAGTGTATCTCTCTGTAATACCACCGGATTCCGTAACCAACAACATTGGAGTGGACTGGTACGAGTAGGGACACCAGTATCCATTACAG ACAGAAGTCAACCTGATCCTTCATCAGTGCTTGAGTTCAACTGTACACGCTGTGAAAACAGAACGTGTCGTTCTATCAGTTGCAGCAGCAACCGTTCCACTCTCTGTCAGATAAAGAATATCAACAATCAA AAAACCACAACGTTGTCAACTATCCATGCTACAAATATTATTACTGGTCATAACCAACATATGACGCCTTCAGAGAATGACAAAAGCCAAATCAAAG ACGAGGACAGCAATCATCTCCAGATTATAGGCCCCGTCTGTGCGGTCGCAGTCATCATCGCCATCAGTATTGTAGTATTCATAATGTATAG ACGTAGAAGATTAAAATCAAACACGGGCACCAATGCTATACAGCTCCGGGACCATGTCCAAAATGAGTATGCAGTGGTCAAGAAAACCAATAGGGAGGCCGCGGAAAACCCACAGAGCGATGAAAATGTCGACGAAAATCAGGAAGAGTCTACGTACGTGGATTCCAAAATGGATGTCTACGATCACCTAGGCGAGAAACATAAGCGGAAGTTTGTACAACAGTCGGACAATATCTATAACTACAGCGGACCATGTGACAATCAATATGGTGACCTCGAACTTCCGGCGTCGGACGACACGTACGATCACGCCAAGACCGCTAACACGGATAATTCAGA ggaaaacgagtctggattcttcaatagtcaatacgtatga